One Brassica oleracea var. oleracea cultivar TO1000 chromosome C7, BOL, whole genome shotgun sequence genomic window carries:
- the LOC106301730 gene encoding probable mitochondrial chaperone BCS1-B — MATMGQLWANTGSTLATLMFTYTIFRRWFPHVGDHLEPFFQRLFSRFYPYIQIKFHEYSGEHFKRSESKATSGIQSYLSKDSSLRAKKLKANTTKGSKSLVLSMDNREEITDEFESVTVWWQSKKVRNTRQSFSFYPAADEKRYYTLKFHRRDREVIIERYLDHVMKEGKMIKMKNRERKLYSNTPGQNHRNQTKWSHVTFEHPASFDTLAMEEKKKEEIKNDLVKFSKSKDYYKKIGKAWKRGYLLFGPPGTGKSTMIAAMANFLEYDVYDLELTTVMDNTQLRSLLIETSTKSIIVIEDIDCSLNLTGQRKKKKEEEEDGDEKKMKCEGEKKESKVTLSGLLNFIDGLWSACGGERIIVFTTNFVDKLDPALIRKGRMDKHIEMSYCGFEAFKVLAKNYLDVEESELFDEVKRLLEVEGIKMTPADVGENLLPKSEGEEGETCLKRLVEALKEEKEEAKRRVEEEVKRKIRREGK, encoded by the coding sequence ATGGCGACGATGGGTCAACTATGGGCTAACACAGGCTCTACTTTAGCAACCTTGATGTTTACATACACAATCTTTAGACGATGGTTCCCTCACGTGGGAGACCACTTGGAACCATTCTTTCAAAGACTCTTCAGCCGTTTCTACCCTTACATCCAAATCAAGTTCCACGAATACAGCGGAGAGCATTTCAAACGAAGCGAATCCAAAGCTACCTCAGGAATCCAAAGCTACCTCAGCAAAGACTCCTCTCTTCGAGCCAAGAAGCTCAAAGCCAACACAACCAAAGGAAGCAAGTCTCTCGTCCTTAGCATGGACAATAGGGAAGAGATAACCGACGAGTTCGAGAGCGTTACGGTTTGGTGGCAGTCCAAGAAAGTGAGGAACACTAGACAATCGTTCTCTTTCTACCCTGCAGCCGATGAGAAGAGATACTACACGTTGAAGTTCCATAGACGTGACAGAGAAGTAATCATAGAGAGGTACCTCGACCATGTTATGAAGGAAGGGAAGATGATAAAGATGAAGAACAGAGAGAGGAAGCTTTACTCGAATACTCCGGGACAGAACCATAGGAACCAGACAAAGTGGAGCCACGTAACGTTTGAGCATCCTGCTAGTTTTGATACTTTGGCTATGGAGGAGAAGAAGAAGGAGGAGATCAAGAACGATCTTGTTAAGTTCAGTAAGAGCAAAGATTATTACAAGAAGATAGGGAAAGCGTGGAAGAGAGGGTATCTTTTGTTTGGTCCACCAGGGACTGGTAAGTCTACCATGATAGCTGCCATGGCGAACTTCTTGGAGTATGATGTCTATGATCTTGAGTTAACAACGGTTATGGATAACACACAGCTGAGGAGTTTGTTGATAGAGACTTCGACTAAGTCCATTATTGTGATTGAAGATATAGATTGTTCTCTTAACCTAACGGGACAGAGAAAGAAGAAGAAGGAGGAAGAGGAAGATGGAGACGAGAAGAAGATGAAATGTGAAGGTGAGAAGAAAGAGAGCAAAGTTACATTGTCAGGGCTATTGAACTTCATTGATGGGTTATGGTCAGCTTGTGGTGGAGAGAGGATCATTGTGTTTACTACAAACTTTGTGGACAAGCTGGATCCTGCTTTGATTAGGAAAGGAAGAATGGATAAGCATATAGAGATGTCGTATTGCGGGTTTGAAGCGTTTAAGGTGTTGGCCAAGAACTACTTGGATGTGGAGGAGAGTGAGCTCTTTGATGAGGTGAAGAGATTGCTTGAGGTTGAAGGAATCAAGATGACACCGGCGGATGTTGGGGAGAATCTGTTGCCGAAGTCAGAAGGGGAAGAAGGGGAGACATGTTTGAAGCGTTTGGTGGAAGCGTTGAAAGAAGAGAAAGAGGAAGCAAAGAGGAGGGTTGAGGAAGAGGTGAAGAGGAAGATAAGAAGAGAAGGAAAGTAA
- the LOC106306451 gene encoding uncharacterized protein LOC106306451: MMHHRISGGSAAIFTLLLLLLLTTTTAATTLPIPGLDTFLTNQFRRDPKATNDSFGSLSSSLKRSLSSSALHFTSLSQPLLSLSVPVSLHVRFVGDSFPSSSASTLSSFITSAVTSDSFHVISPPDSSPDHNLAVSHSLNLDASLSPTSLSSRLDAALKSLISSTTSSLRSYLLSLPYASVDEIVRQEYEKEKHGDGGVYIYLLSLGPQAKPYAYSYSHGDSSAGFTKCLGSIWTGKERYLWIDLSAGPVDYGPALSGDGVLPRGEFHPLAAFHGRPKSEKALLADVASLVYNAYQVLLVPSLRIPVYFEESLVVQLIHVYGSEHKDPVGLDWEAVKGTFLEEANNGGLLLGEQKLSFKSFSVNYRECPICSFAVSRGMNSYTSRFLFDNYTLIVSEYLDSKHMHRTLTESGDELRRVAGIHEEEEFARVLPVYVFDLDVNTPLLLDRYHQSVAFKDMVIAVRTRGTQSVSDYTCNGRHVFVHTRDLERPLVGSILQSMWGVSSTHLTWSPRHNSTLVDYTWSVGQTPFGPFSDVSSLSFVQKDAAKRNVILTSLNTTISSAIDVIDSAVAYGGEAILVKQHRHSEFMQRWNLLKYKMEKSVSALSHNDFEMALYYLRSASHDLYSMHSVVYLASQEVEASLNCFKDPPFPWGAVSVSGVGLVALSYVYAKRDRLFKSKRKQF, translated from the coding sequence ATGATGCACCACCGCATCAGTGGCGGATCCGCCGCAATCTTCACCCTCCTCTTACTCCTCCTACTCACCACCACCACCGCCGCAACAACTCTCCCGATCCCAGGACTAGACACCTTCTTAACCAACCAATTCCGCCGCGACCCCAAAGCCACCAACGACTCCTTCGGATCCCTCTCCTCCTCTCTCAAACGCTCCCTCTCCTCCTCCGCTCTCCACTTCACCTCCCTCTCCCAGCCCCTCCTCTCCCTCTCGGTCCCCGTCTCCCTCCACGTCCGCTTCGTCGGCGACTCCTTCCCTTCCTCCTCCGCCTCCACTCTCTCCTCCTTCATCACATCCGCCGTCACCTCCGACAGCTTCCACGTCATCTCCCCTCCCGACTCCTCCCCCGATCACAACCTCGCCGTCTCCCACTCCCTAAACCTCGACGCCTCCCTCTCCCCCACCTCCCTCTCCTCGCGCCTCGACGCCGCCTTGAAATCCCTAATCTCCTCCACGACCTCCTCCCTCCGATCCTACCTCCTCTCCCTCCCTTACGCCTCCGTCGACGAGATCGTGAGGCAGGAGTACGAGAAGGAGAAGCACGGAGACGGAGGAGTCTACATCTACTTGCTATCCCTCGGCCCTCAGGCGAAGCCCTACGCGTACAGCTACTCCCACGGAGACTCCTCCGCTGGTTTCACGAAGTGCCTCGGGAGTATCTGGACTGGGAAGGAGCGTTACCTCTGGATCGATCTCTCCGCGGGACCTGTCGATTACGGCCCCGCGTTGTCAGGCGACGGCGTGCTGCCACGTGGCGAGTTTCACCCTCTCGCGGCTTTCCACGGCCGTCCCAAATCTGAAAAAGCTCTCCTTGCTGACGTGGCTTCTTTGGTGTACAACGCGTATCAGGTACTCCTCGTTCCTTCTCTGAGGATCCCTGTCTACTTCGAGGAGTCTTTGGTTGTTCAGTTGATTCATGTGTACGGGTCGGAGCATAAGGACCCGGTTGGGTTGGACTGGGAAGCTGTTAAAGGAACGTTCTTGGAGGAAGCTAATAACGGTGGGTTGTTGTTGGGAGAGCAGAAGCTGAGTTTCAAGAGTTTTAGTGTGAATTACAGAGAGTGTCCGATTTGTTCGTTCGCTGTCTCTCGAGGGATGAACTCGTACACGTCTAGGTTCTTGTTTGATAACTACACGTTGATTGTGAGTGAGTATCTGGATTCCAAGCATATGCATCGGACGTTGACTGAATCGGGAGATGAGTTGAGGAGAGTCGCGGGGATTCATGAGGAAGAGGAGTTCGCTAGGGTGTTGCCTGTTTACGTGTTTGATTTGGATGTCAACACGCCGTTGTTGTTGGATAGGTATCATCAGTCTGTTGCGTTTAAAGACATGGTGATTGCGGTTAGAACTAGAGGGACTCAATCAGTGAGTGATTACACTTGCAATGGTCGTCATGTGTTTGTTCATACGAGAGACCTTGAAAGACCTCTCGTTGGTTCGATTCTTCAGAGCATGTGGGGTGTGTCCTCGACTCATTTGACGTGGAGCCCGAGGCATAACTCGACGTTAGTTGACTACACGTGGAGCGTGGGGCAGACGCCGTTTGGACCGTTCTCTGATGTCTCGTCCCTTTCGTTTGTTCAGAAAGACGCTGCTAAGAGGAACGTTATTCTGACGTCGCTGAACACAACTATCTCGAGCGCGATCGATGTTATCGACTCCGCGGTTGCTTATGGAGGAGAGGCGATCCTTGTGAAACAGCACCGGCACTCTGAGTTCATGCAGAGGTGGAATCTTTTGAAGTACAAGATGGAGAAATCTGTTTCTGCTCTGTCGCACAATGACTTCGAGATGGCTTTGTATTACCTGAGATCAGCTTCACATGACTTGTACTCGATGCATTCAGTGGTGTACTTGGCGTCACAAGAGGTGGAAGCGAGTCTCAACTGTTTTAAAGATCCTCCGTTCCCGTGGGGAGCTGTTTCAGTGTCTGGAGTAGGGTTAGTGGCTTTGAGTTACGTTTACGCCAAAAGAGATAGGCTCTTCAAGAGCAAAAGAAAACAGTTCTGA
- the LOC106301503 gene encoding V-type proton ATPase subunit d1-like, with amino-acid sequence MYGFEALTFNIHGGYLEAIVRGHRAGLLTTADYNNLCQCENLDDIKMHLSATKYGSYLQNEPSPLHTTTIVEKCTLKLVDDYKHMLCQATEPMSTFLEYIRYGHMIDNVVLIVTGTLHERDVQELIEKCHPLGMFDSIATLAVAQNMRELYRLVLVDTPLAPYFSECLTSEDLDDMNIEIMRNTLYKAYLEDFYKFCQKLGGATSEIMSDLLAFEADRRAVNITINSIGTELTREDRKKLYSNFGLLYPYGHEELAICEDIDQVRGVMEKYPPYQAIFSKMSYGESQMLDKAFYEEEVRRLCLAFEQQFHYGVFFAYMRLREQEIRNLMWISECVAQNQKSRIHDSVVYMF; translated from the exons ATGTACGGATTCGAGGCGCTTACGTTCAACATCCATGGCGGATACTTGGAGGCGATCGTGAGGGGCCACCGTGCTGGTCTTCTCACCACGGCCGATTACAACAATCTGTGCCAATGTGAGAACCTAGACGACATCAAAATGCACCTCTCCGCCACCAAATACGGATCGTACCTCCAGAACG AACCGTCACCACTGCATACCACCACAATCGTGGAGAAGTGTACACTCAAGCTTGTGGATGATTACAAGCATATGCTTTGCCAAGCTACTGAGCCTATGTCCACCTTCTTAGAGTACATCAG ATACGGCCACATGATTGACAATGTCGTGCTGATTGTTACTGGAACTTTGCACGAGAGAGATGTTCAAGAGTTGATCGAGAAATGTCACCCTTTAGGCATGTTTGACAG CATTGCCACACTGGCAGTTGCTCAGAACATGAGGGAGCTCTATAGGTTGGTGCTTGTTGATACTCCTCTGGCTCCATATTTTTCTGAATGCTTGACATCCGAG GATTTGGATGACATGAACATAGAGATTATGAGGAACACCCTCTACAAAGCATACCTTGAGGATTTTTACAAGTTCTGTCAG AAACTTGGTGGGGCAACATCAGAGATAATGTCTGACCTTCTTGCCTTCGAAGCTGACAGAAGAGCTGTGAACATCACCATCAATAG CATTGGCACTGAGCTTACAAGAGAAGACAGGAAGAAACTGTACTCCAACTTTGGCCTCCT CTATCCATATGGTCACGAGGAGCTTGCTATCTGCGAAGACATAGATCAG GTTCGTGGTGTTATGGAGAAGTATCCCCCGTACCAAGCAATATTCTCCAAGATGTCTTATGGAGAGAGCCAGATGCTTGACAAGGCATTTTATGAAGAAGAAGTCAGAAGGCTTTGCTTAGCCTTTGAGCAGCAG TTCCATTACGGGGTGTTCTTTGCGTATATGAGGTTGAGAGAGCAGGAAATCAGGAACCTGATGTGGATATCCGAATGTGTTGCACAGAACCAGAAGTCGAGGATCCACGACAGTGTCGTCTACATGTTCTGA
- the LOC106302055 gene encoding protein odr-4 homolog — MVKAVVGEEARLTSAEDRLSRSAIPAEVGLVIGKLSSVLDRGFVFDLIATPSNDAGEPACSVLETRDDKRKPSKSKSQSSELSSLSIDCDWVAEHARQVSRMLLGGVKVVGIYVWASDSAFKNSTMILCQAIKAVSDAIRHLDPALDEALLIHICYSPRRWNCRTCLLNSSITSSSLRPCDFKLGRVLSSLQRFKCNYSFNFRLPIYSKGESSRQTFTEMLRQELAVHEKELKSANAMIDGYLVHNDEPCNTEGEHEIELLFPFMKDSRADAITAKNVTGILQFGGSIYSYAYLNVKEPVSQAVADIKADITRSLQSRLDIICDEAEQDLDPTDVGDDEEAEILTIPISKSILNSSTKACHLPLPRRVLVPWLAGTHICDYLQPFESLEVVKERCMELMSMEHSSLDTSKISEVETETSLMVAESMWDVITPASSAASCRLEGNVERTSREDGNKGMDNASYASNVPMMVAIFVLLLSVILGFMLYRKD; from the exons ATGGTGAAAGCGGTAGTTGGAGAAGAGGCTAGACTCACATCTGCTGAAGATCGTCTCTCTCGCTCAGCTATTCCTGCTGAG GTGGGTCTTGTGATAGGAAAGCTTAGCTCTGTTCTGGATCGTGGATTTGTGTTTGATTTGATCGCAACGCCGAGCAACGATGCTGGAGAGCCAGCATGCTCGGTTCTGGAGACCAGAGATGATAAAAGGAAGCCATCCAAGTCGAAATCTCAGTCATCGGAGTTGTCTTCTCTGTCGATTGATTGTGATTGGGTAGCAGAACATGCAAGACAG GTATCGAGAATGCTTTTGGGTGGAGTGAAGGTGGTTGGTATCTATGTATGGGCTAGTGACAGTGCTTTTAAGAATTCAACTATGATCCTTTGCCAG GCTATTAAGGCAGTTTCTGATGCAATACGGCATTTGGACCCTGCCTTGGATGAAGCTCTTCTTATTCACATATGCTACAGTCCAAGGAG ATGGAATTGTCGAACTTGTTTGTTGAACTCAAGTATTACATCAAGTAGCCTTCGACCTTGTGACTTTAAGCTGGGGAGGGTGTTAAGTTCTTTGCAAAGGTTTAAGTGCAACTACAGCTTTAATTTCAG ATTACCTATCTACTCCAAGGGTGAATCAAGTAGGCAAACATTTACTGAGATGCTCCGTCAAGAACTTGCAGTTCATGAAAAAGAGCTGAAGAGTGCAAATGCAATGATTGATGGGTACTTG GTGCACAACGATGAGCCCTGCAACACGGAAGGCGAGCATGAAATTGAATTGTTATTCCCATTCATGAAAGATAGTAGAGCTGATG CAATAACTGCGAAGAATGTTACTGGAATTCTACAATTTGGTGGTTCTATATACTCTTATGCCTATTTGAACGTGAAAGAACCAGTTTCACAAGCTGTTGCTGATATAAAG GCTGACATCACTAGGAGTCTGCAAAGTAGATTGGACATCATCTGTGACGAGGCTGAGCAGGATCTGGATCCAACTGATGTTGGAGACGATGAAGAAGCTGAGATATTGACAATTCCCATTTCTAAATCCATATTAAACTCATCTAC AAAAGCATGCCATCTTCCTCTTCCTAGGAGAGTTCTTGTCCCGTGGCTGGCTGGTACACACATCTGTGATTATCTACAGCCATTTGAATCACTGGAG GTTGTAAAAGAACGTTGCATGGAGTTAATGTCCATGGAACATTCTTCTCTTGACACATCGAAGATTTCAGAAGTGGAAACCGAGACGTCTTTAATGGTTGCGGAGTCTATGTGGGACGTGATAACCCCTGCGTCTTCTGCTGCCAGCTGTCGCTTGGAAGGGAATGTCGAAAGGACAAGCCGTGAAGATGGTAACAAGGGAATGGATAACGCCAGTTATGCATCCAATGTCCCAATGATGGTAGCGATCTTCGTGCTTTTACTCTCGGTTATACTAGGATTCATGCTTTACCGGAAGGATTAG
- the LOC106301731 gene encoding putative pentatricopeptide repeat-containing protein At3g28640, translating into MSVLLSTFFHHHSWKTLILASQRCKTLRQIKSTHASFIIHNLHRNTYAVSKLLTSLLPLPNLNKHFPYASLIFDSIQSPNAFVYDTMIRICSRSSQPHLGVRYFKLMLTEEDDEDDIAPSYLTFHFLLVACLNASLLSVCKQVHSLVVKNGVFVSDGHVQTGILRLYVEDGVCLSDARKVFDEIPHPDVVKWDVLINGYVKCGLGSDGLSVFREMLSRGIEPDRFLVTTALTACAQAGALTQGKWIHELLEKKWVESDVFVGTALVDMYAKCGSLEKAMEVFEKLSKRNVFSWAALIGGYAAYGYGKEAITCLEKMEREDGVKPDSVVLLAVLAACAHGGFLQEGRGILDNMEGRYAITPKHEHYSCIVDLMCRAGRLDEAVELIEEMPMKPRASVWGALLNGCRTHKNVELGELAVKNLLELEKGNTDEEEAALIQLSSIYMTAQRNDEASKIRQMIGQKGIRKAPGCSVLEVDGNGTKFVSGDASHPNLLEIHTLIHLLSVDALQIL; encoded by the coding sequence ATGAGTGTTCTTCTCTCTACCTTCTTCCATCATCACTCATGGAAGACTCTAATCCTCGCGAGCCAGCGCTGCAAAACATTGCGACAAATCAAATCAACACACGCGTCATTCATCATCCACAACCTCCACCGCAACACCTACGCCGTCAGCAAACTCCTCACCTCTCTTCTCCCTCTTCCAAATCTGAACAAACACTTCCCTTACGCTTCCCTCATCTTCGACTCTATCCAATCCCCCAACGCCTTCGTTTACGACACGATGATAAGAATCTGCTCTCGAAGCTCTCAGCCTCACTTGGGCGTACGCTATTTCAAACTAATGCTAACTGAAGAGGACGATGAAGATGACATAGCTCCAAGTTACCTCACGTTTCATTTCTTGCTCGTCGCTTGTTTGAACGCTTCGTTGCTCTCTGTGTGTAAGCAAGTCCATTCCTTGGTGGTTAAAAATGGTGTCTTTGTGTCGGACGGTCACGTACAGACTGGAATCTTGAGGCTTTATGTGGAAGATGGAGTTTGTTTGTCAGATGCACGGAAGGTGTTCGATGAAATTCCTCACCCGGATGTTGTGAAGTGGGATGTTTTGATTAACGGGTATGTTAAATGCGGTTTGGGATCAGACGGTTTGAGTGTGTTCAGGGAGATGTTGAGTAGAGGGATAGAGCCGGATAGATTCTTAGTTACCACGGCGTTAACTGCTTGTGCACAAGCTGGGGCTCTCACTCAGGGGAAGTGGATTCATGAGCTTTTGGAGAAGAAGTGGGTTGAGTCTGATGTGTTTGTAGGGACGGCGCTTGTTGACATGTATGCTAAGTGTGGTTCCCTAGAGAAGGCTATGGAAGTCTTTGAGAAGTTGAGTAAGAGGAATGTCTTCTCATGGGCTGCGTTGATTGGTGGATACGCGGCTTATGGTTATGGTAAGGAAGCTATCACGTGTTTGGAGAAGATGGAGCGAGAGGACGGTGTTAAGCCTGATAGTGTAGTTCTTCTTGCGGTCTTAGCCGCTTGTGCTCACGGAGGGTTTCTTCAAGAAGGCAGAGGGATTTTAGATAATATGGAAGGTCGATATGCAATCACTCCAAAGCATGAGCATTACAGCTGTATTGTTGATTTGATGTGCAGAGCTGGGAGATTAGATGAGGCGGTTGAACTTATTGAAGAGATGCCCATGAAACCGCGTGCATCTGTTTGGGGGGCTTTACTGAATGGTTGCCGAACGCACAAGAATGTTGAGCTAGGAGAACTAGCTGTTAAGAATCTTCTTGAGTTAGAGAAAGGTAATACTGATGAAGAGGAAGCAGCTCTTATTCAACTATCTAGTATTTACATGACTGCTCAGAGAAACGACGAGGCGTCTAAGATTCGTCAGATGATTGGCCAGAAGGGGATAAGAAAGGCACCGGGATGCAGTGTATTAGAGGTGGATGGAAATGGTACAAAATTTGTCTCGGGAGATGCGTCACACCCGAATCTGCTGGAAATACACACATTGATTCATCTCCTATCTGTTGATGCGTTGCAGATTCTGTAG
- the LOC106303592 gene encoding NADH dehydrogenase [ubiquinone] complex I, assembly factor 7-like, translated as MLRRLLTQTSSPRRLLSSKTPFFSKPSLSPFSSLPSSPDPPSSASSHVEESGSSAAAGTTISVDRSALFNPPDHSHEPTPDSELVKHLKSVIKFRGGPISVAEYMEEVLTNPRSGYYMNRDVFGAQGDFITSPEVSQMFGEMIGVWTVCLWEQMGKPERVNLIELGPGRGTLMVDLLRGTSKFRNFTESLHIHLVECSPALQKLQHQNLKCTDESSSEKKAISSLAGTPVHWHSTLEEVPSGVPTIIIAHEFYDALPVHQFQKSPRGWCEKMVDVGEDSQFRFVLSPQPTPAALYLVKRSTWATPEEKEKLEHVEISPKSMDLTQEIAKRIGSDGGGALIIDYGKDGIISDSLQAIREHKFVNILDDPGSADLSAYVDFPSIKHSAEEASENVSVHGPMTQSQFLGSLGINFRVDSLLQNCDDEQAESLRSGYWRLVGDGEAPFWEGPDEQTPIGMGERYLAMAIVNRNQGTPAPFQ; from the exons ATGTTGAGAAGATTACTGACGCAAACATCCTCTCCTCGCCGTCTTCTCTCTTCCAAGACTCCCTTCTTCTCAAAACCCTCTCTTTCACCGTTTTCCTCATTGCCCTCTTCACCGGATCCACCTTCCTCGGCGAGTAGTCATGTCGAGGAGTCAGGTTCCTCCGCCGCCGCCGGAACAACCATCTCCGTCGACCGTTCCGCTCTCTTCAATCCCCCCG ACCACTCTCATGAACCCACACCAGACTCCGAGCTTGTTAAGCACCTAAAGAGCGTCATCAAG TTTCGTGGTGGGCCAATCTCAGTGGCGGAGTACATGGAGGAGGTGTTGACTAATCCTAGATCAGGTTATTACATGAACCGTGATGTGTTTGGAGCTCAGGGTGATTTCATTACTTCTCCTGAAGTTAGCCAGATGTTTGGCGAG ATGATTGGTGTTTGGACTGTCTGTCTTTGGGAGCAAATGGGAAAGCCAGAGAGGGTTAATCTCATTGAGCTAGGTCCAGGTCGTGGAACGCTCATGGTTGATCTCCTTCGT GGTACATCAAAGTTTAGAAATTTCACGGAGTCATTGCATATACACTTGGTGGAGTGCAGTCCCGCGTTGCAGAAGCTTCAGCACCAGAATCTGAAGTGCACAGATGAAAGTAGTTCTGAGAAGAAAGCTATAAGTTCACTAGCTGGGACACCTGTGCATTGGCATTCTACTCTTGAAGAGGTACCATCAGGAG TACCAACAATAATCATAGCTCATGAGTTTTATGATGCTCTTCCAGTTCATCAGTTTCAG AAATCTCCCAGAGGTTGGTGTGAGAAGATGGTTGATGTGGGAGAAGATTCACA GTTCCGCTTTGTTCTATCCCCACAGCCTACACCTGCAGCCTTATATCTCGTGAAACGTAGTACATGGGCTACACCTGAGGAAAAGGAGAAGCTCGAGCATGTCGAGATCAGCCCGAAGTCAATGGATTTGACTCAAGAAATAGCCAAGAGAATAGGCTCTGATGGAGGTGGAGCACTTATAATCGATTACGGGAAGGATGGAATCATTTCAGACAGTCTTCAG GCTATTAGAGAACACAAGTTTGTCAACATACTGGATGATCCGGGGTCTGCGGATCTAAGTGCTTATGTCGATTTCCCTTCGATAAAACACTCTGCTGAGGAAGCGTCAG AAAATGTGTCAGTCCATGGACCTATGACTCAGTCTCAGTTCTTGGGTTCGCTTGGAATAAACTTCAGAGTTGATTCGCTGCTACAGAACTGCGACGATGAGCAAGCCGAGTCTTTGAGGTCAGGATACTGGAGGCTTGTTGGAGATGGTGAAGCACCTTTCTGGGAAGGACCTGATGAACAGACGCCGATTGGAATGGGGGAGAGGTATCTTGCAATGGCTATTGTCAACCGAAACCAAGGCACGCCGGCTCCTTTCCAGTAA